Proteins from a genomic interval of Arachis hypogaea cultivar Tifrunner chromosome 10, arahy.Tifrunner.gnm2.J5K5, whole genome shotgun sequence:
- the LOC112715982 gene encoding transcription initiation factor TFIID subunit 5, whose protein sequence is MEEDEIAGYVTAYLKKKGFTQTEKIFQEEFQTNKTNSSPLEPDIAKHILSFSQLESGPARFHDGYSRLRSWTHCSLDLYKHELLRVLYPVFIHCFMDLVAKGHVQEARHFFNTFREDHEMMHLRDLQKLEGVLSPTHLEEMEFAHSLRQSKFNIKICEYSYELLLQHLHSTQSTTILGIINEHINFQVTPGQPSSIVDDPEAVTLSGSSQDAANQINQKEIHWGLLEDSLEERLEKASSLLSDSEKGEGEAKEGETEENKKRPVEGGKQGASIKKVKKDKGGSATGKNTKAEVNTVSAAPRVKPELPMPIIPSEVEQSILEDLRNRVQLSSVALPSVSFYTFLNTHNGLSCSSISHDGSLVAGGFSDSSLKVWDMAKLGEQTASSLSQDENDTSQNPQMGQSGGGKRQYTLFQGHSGPVYAASFSPVGEFILSSSADSTIRLWSTTYNANLVCYKGHNYPVWDVQFSPVGHYFASSSHDRTARIWSMERIQPLRIMAGHLSDVDCVQWHANCNYIATGSSDKTVRLWDVQSGECVRVFVGHRSMILSLAMSPDGRYMASGGEDGTIMMWDLSSGRCLTPLIGHTSCVWSLAFSCEGSVLASGSADCSVKLWDVNTSTKVSRAEEKSGNASRLRSLKTLPTKSTPVYALRFSRRNLLFAGGALAKNG, encoded by the exons ATGGAGGAAGATGAAATTGCAGGGTACGTGACAGCGTACCTGAAGAAGAAAGGGTTCACGCAAACGGAGAAGATCTTCCAGGAAGAATTCCAAACCAACAAGACCAATTCTTCCCCTCTCGAACCAGACATTGCCAAGcacattctctctttctctca GTTGGAGAGTGGCCCTGCAAGATTTCACGATGGTTATAGCAGACTAAGATCATGGACTCACTGTTCCCTAGATTTGTACAAG CATGAGTTGCTTCGTGTGCTTTATCCAGTGTTTATCCATTGCTTTATGGATCTTGTTGCAAAAGGGCATGTTCAGGAAG CTCGGCACTTCTTCAATACCTTCCGTGAAGATCATGAAATGATGCACTTAAGGGACCTGCAAAAGTTGGAAGGTGTTCTTTCCCCCACTCATCTGGAG GAAATGGAATTTGCCCATTCGCTTAGGCAGAGTAAATTCAACATAAAAATATGTGAG TATTCCTATGAGCTTCTATTGCAACATCTACACAGTACACAATCCACTACTATACTTGGTATTATCAATGAGCATATTAACTTCCAAg TTACTCCTGGACAACCTAGCTCAATTGTTGATGATCCTGAGGCTGTCACCCTTAGTGGAAGCAGCCAAGATGCAGCAAACCAGATAAATCAGAAAGAAATACATTGGGGG TTGCTTGAAGACTCTCTGGAAGAGCGACTGGAAAAGGCTAGCTCCTTGCTTTCGGATTCTGAGAAGGGTGAAGGGGAAGCAAAAGAGGGGGAGACAGAGGAGAATAAG AAACGACCAGTTGAAGGAGGAAAGCAAGGTGCCTCGATCAAAAAGGTAAAGAAGGACAAGGGCGGAAGTGCAACAGGGAAAAACACCAAAGCTGAAGTTAATACTGTATCTGCAGCTCCACGAGTTAAACCAGAACTTCCCATGCCCATAAT CCCGAGTGAGGTGGAACAGTCAATCCTTGAAGATTTGAGGAACCGTGTACAACTTAGCAGTGTAGCACTGCCATCAGTTAGCTTTTATACTTTTCTAAATACGCATAATGG TTTAAGCTGTTCATCAATATCCCATGATGGATCATTGGTTGCTGGAGGATTTTCTGATTCATCACTGAAG GTTTGGGATATGGCAAAGCTTGGAGAACAGACTGCCAGTT CTCTTTCACAGGATGAGAATGATACATCACAAAATCCACAAATGGGGCAAAGTGGTGGCGGGAAAAGGCAGTATACATTGTTTCAAGGTCATTCAGGGCCAGTTTATGCAGCCTCTTTTAGTCCAGTTGGAGAGTTTATTCTTTCTTCCTCAGCAGACTCAACTA TTCGATTATGGAGCACGACTTACAATGCAAATCTTGTTTGTTACAAAGGTCACAATTACCCTGTCTGGGATGTTCAG TTTAGTCCTGTAGGGCATTATTTTGCCAGCTCTTCGCATGACAGAACTGCTAGGATTTGGTCCATGGAAAGGATACAGCCGTTAAGAATAATGGCAGGGCACTTGTCTGATGTTGAT TGTGTGCAATGGCATGCCAACTGCAACTACATTGCAACTGGTTCAAGTGACAAAACTGTTCGACTATGGGATGTTCAGAGTGGGGAGTGTGTCCGAGTTTTTGTTGGTCACAGGAGTATGATCTTGTCATTGGCAATGTCTCCTGATGGACGGTATATGGCATCTGGCGGTGAAGATGGCACGATCATGATGTGGGACCTCTCTAGTGGCCGCTGTCTCACACCCTTGATTGGTCACACATCATGTGTCTGGTCACTTGCTTTCAG TTGTGAAGGTTCTGTTCTGGCATCTGGATCTGCTGATTGCAGCGTAAAATTATGGGATGTAAATACGAGCACTAAGGTTTCCAGGGCTGAAGAAAA AAGTGGGAATGCTAGCAGACTCAGATCACTGAAAACATTGCCCACCAAATCTACTCCAGTTTATGCTTTGCGG TTTTCTCGAAGGAATCTTCTATTTGCAGGTGGAGCTCTTGCAAAAAATGGCTAA